Within Pseudomonas cichorii, the genomic segment GCAGCAGGGCATTGCAGCGGATACCGAACGCTGCACATTCCTTGGCGAACACTTTGGTCATATTGATGACCGCCGCCTTGGTTACCGAATAGATGCCCTGGAATTGCCCTGGCGATACGCCATTGATCGAGGCCACATTGATGATGCTGCCGCCACCGTTGTCGCGCATCAGCTTGCCGGCTTCCACCGACATGAAGAAATACCCGCGAATGTTCACGTCCACGGTCTTCTGAAAAGCCCCGAGGTCCGTATCCAGCACATTGCAGAACTGCGGGTTGGTGGCTGCGTTGTTGACCAGCACGTCCAGACGTCCGAACTGTTGGCGAATCTGCTCGAACACGTTTTGAATCTGTTCCATTTCACCGATATGACAGGCGATGGCTGTCGCCTTGCCACCTTCGGCAACAATGGCATCTGCAACCTGCTGGCAGCCCTCGATCTTGCGGCTGGAAACAATCACGTGTGCGCCTTGCTGGGCCAGCAGTCTGGCGATGGCTTCACCAATGCCGCGACTGGCGCCGGAAACGAAGGCGATCTTGCCATCAAGGTCGAATAACTGGGTTCTGGACATGGTGGTTTCCTTGGGTCACTGCACTCAAAGGCTGGATTTTTCGATCACTTGCAGGCTCGTGCGCTCCAGCAGCAGGTTCATCTGGATGAACTGTGCGAAACGTTTGTCCTGAGTCTGGCCGTGGAAGAAACGGTAGTAGATCTGCTGCACGATGCCCGCCAGACGGAACAGGCCATAGGTGTAATAGAAGTCGAAATTATCGATACAAATGCCTGAGCGTTCGGCGTAGTAGTCGACAAACTGCTGACGAGTCAGCATGCCCGGGGCATTGCTGGGCTGGCGACGCATCAGTTGCACGGGCGCAGGGTCGTCGGCCTGAATCCAGTAAGCCAGGGTGTTGCCCAGGTCCATCAGCGGATCGCCCAGCGTGGTCAGTTCCCAATCCAGCACACCGATGATGCGCATCGGGTTTTCGGGGTCGAGAATCACGTTGTCGAAACGGTAATCGTTGTGCACGATGGCCGGTTTCGGATGGTCGGCGGGCATTTTCGCTACCAGCCAGTTCCTGACCTTTTCCCAGGCGGGAGCATCGGGAGTCATGGCTTTCTCGTAGCGCTCGCTCCAGCCCAGAATCTGCCGTTTCACATAACCCTGCGGCTTGCCCAGGTCCGCCAGGCCGCAGGCCTGATAGTCGACCTGATGCAGCTCCACCAGTTTGTCGATGAAGCTTTTGCACAATTCTTCGGTCTGCCCGGCATCCAGGTTCAATTCCGGCGGCAGGTCCGAGCGCAGGATGATGCCCTTGACCCGCTCCATGACATAGAAGTCGGAGCCGATCAGGCTTTCATCGGTGCAGTGTGCATAGGCTTTCGGGCAGTAGGGGAACGCATCCTTGAGGCCGTTGAGAATGCGGTACTCGCGGCCCATGTCGTGAGCCGACCTGGCTTTTTGCCCGAATGGCGGGCGGCGCAGAACGAACTCCTGTCCGGGGTAGCGGACCAGATACGTGAGGTTCGAGGCACCTCCCGGAAACTGGCTGATCTGCGGCAAACCGCTGAGACCGGGAATCCGGGTTTTGAGGTAGGGATCGATGAGATGTGCGTCCAGCTCTTCACCGGGACGAATATCCGTGGACTGGTCGGTTAGCGCCATGCTTATTCCTGCTTATTATGGTCTGCCAGGATCATTGGCTAATCTAATGAACGGCGTGTCTGCGAACAACCTTGGGCGAGCCTTATAGGCTAGCGTGTTGCCCGTCGATCAGCCGGTTTGATTCAGGCGAAAAAAAACCGAAGCCATGAAGCTTCGGTTTTTTGTGCGTCGCAAGAATCAACTCCCTGATCAGACCGGGAATAAATCGCTCAGCTTCATGGCCAGCATCATATCGCCTTCGGCGCGCAGCTTGCCGCCCATGAAAGCCTGCATGCCATCGGTTTCGCCGCTGACGATGCCTTTGAGGGTTTCGCTGTCCATGATCAGGGTCACGTTGGCGTCAGGGTTCTCGCCTTCCTGCAGTTCGCAGGTGCTGTCCTTGACGATCAGGGCGTAGTGCTTGCCTTCGTCAGTGATGTTGAAGCCGAAAACCAGGTCCAGGCCCGCAGCGGCGCTTGGGTTGAACTTGGCTTTCATGGTTTGGACAGCTTCGGCTACTGAGGTCATGGTTTTATCCTTTTATGGTTGGTTCTGGCGCCGGTCAGGGCGCGGTTGGCCGGACTCAGCGGTAAGTGATGAGTTCCGGCACCTTCAGCAGTTGCAGGTGTGTGTCACTGTTGAAGGAAGCCAGGGTCACCTTGCTGCCACTGAATTCCAGCCGGTTCAGCGAGGTGTTGACGATATGCCAGTTAAGCTCGAATGCCTGCTGTGCGGGCATTCCGGTAACAAGGTGCAGCAAGGCCGTAATGGTGCCGCCGGAAGTGAACACGGCGATGCGCTCACGTTTGCCGGCAGTTTCGATGATTCTGTCCAGGCCAGCCTTTACGCCAGAGACGAATGCCAGCCAGCTTTGCATGCCCGGTGTGTCGTGTTTGCCGCCCAGCCAGCGGCTGACGATCTGCGCAAACAGTCGCTGGAACTCGGCCGGGTTATGACCGGCATTGCGCAGGATGTGCAGGGCGTCGGGTTCATCGGGCAGCATCTCGGGTATCAGGGCACGCACGACACCTTCGGCATCGAATTCATTGAAAGCGCTGTCGATTTCCAGTGCGGGCGGTTCAAGACCGGCCTCGGCCAGTTGTGCCAGGGCATTTTGCGCGGTGTCTTTCTGGCGCCGCAGACTGCCGGACAGGCAACGGTCCAGGCGCAGGCCCATCTGTGCCAGATGCGCGCCCAGTACCTGAGCCTGGCGAATGCCGACAGGCGACAGCACGTCGTAATCGTCTGCACCGAATGAAGCCTGGCCATGTCGTATCAGATAAATGCTGCCCACGTCCGTGTCGTCTCGGTACGTTGAAGGTCCGGCGAGGTTATGGGGGATGGCCGGGGCCTGTCAACGAAAAAACATACGCTCGTTTGAAATTGCTGTTTTAACTATTTGCAATATGTAGCGCGCTGGTGAACCTCCTGGCTCGTCGGTATGCTGGAGTCATCGCAGCCCTTGACTGGAAAGGGCGCAACGCAAGTGAGGAGCATCTGTGGATTTTGTCGCTGATTACGCAAGTTTTCTGGCCAAGACGGTTACGCTGGTCATTGCCATCGTCATCGTGCTGGTGGCTATTGCGTCAGTACGTGGAAAAGGCCGTCGCAAGTCGGCAGGACAGCTTCACGTCACCAGGCTCAACGAGTTCTACAAAGGTCTGCGCGAGCATCTGGAACAATCGTTGCTGGATAAGGATCGCCTCAAGGCCTTGCGCAAAGAGCAGGCCAAGGCTCTGAAGAAAGAGAAGAAACAGGCC encodes:
- a CDS encoding SDR family oxidoreductase; translated protein: MSRTQLFDLDGKIAFVSGASRGIGEAIARLLAQQGAHVIVSSRKIEGCQQVADAIVAEGGKATAIACHIGEMEQIQNVFEQIRQQFGRLDVLVNNAATNPQFCNVLDTDLGAFQKTVDVNIRGYFFMSVEAGKLMRDNGGGSIINVASINGVSPGQFQGIYSVTKAAVINMTKVFAKECAAFGIRCNALLPGLTDTKFASALVKNDAILNMALAQIPLKRVAAPSEMAGAVLYLASEASSYTTGVALNVDGGFLS
- a CDS encoding phosphotransferase family protein, whose translation is MALTDQSTDIRPGEELDAHLIDPYLKTRIPGLSGLPQISQFPGGASNLTYLVRYPGQEFVLRRPPFGQKARSAHDMGREYRILNGLKDAFPYCPKAYAHCTDESLIGSDFYVMERVKGIILRSDLPPELNLDAGQTEELCKSFIDKLVELHQVDYQACGLADLGKPQGYVKRQILGWSERYEKAMTPDAPAWEKVRNWLVAKMPADHPKPAIVHNDYRFDNVILDPENPMRIIGVLDWELTTLGDPLMDLGNTLAYWIQADDPAPVQLMRRQPSNAPGMLTRQQFVDYYAERSGICIDNFDFYYTYGLFRLAGIVQQIYYRFFHGQTQDKRFAQFIQMNLLLERTSLQVIEKSSL
- a CDS encoding SCP2 sterol-binding domain-containing protein, with amino-acid sequence MTSVAEAVQTMKAKFNPSAAAGLDLVFGFNITDEGKHYALIVKDSTCELQEGENPDANVTLIMDSETLKGIVSGETDGMQAFMGGKLRAEGDMMLAMKLSDLFPV
- a CDS encoding histidine phosphatase family protein, which gives rise to MGSIYLIRHGQASFGADDYDVLSPVGIRQAQVLGAHLAQMGLRLDRCLSGSLRRQKDTAQNALAQLAEAGLEPPALEIDSAFNEFDAEGVVRALIPEMLPDEPDALHILRNAGHNPAEFQRLFAQIVSRWLGGKHDTPGMQSWLAFVSGVKAGLDRIIETAGKRERIAVFTSGGTITALLHLVTGMPAQQAFELNWHIVNTSLNRLEFSGSKVTLASFNSDTHLQLLKVPELITYR